One stretch of candidate division KSB1 bacterium DNA includes these proteins:
- a CDS encoding gamma-glutamyl-gamma-aminobutyrate hydrolase family protein — MERGQVQGPIIGITMDSDREGEASGRPYYFLNCEYVEMVRRVGGIAVTLPPTPEDENIGLLLELVDGLILSGGSDVDPAAYGEPVRHTNWDIDPERTVFEAKLVRSALKLDLPVLGICRGFQLLNVALGGSLYQDLAGEFPNWGPVRHRAESGSPPARHWIRVEGKSLLGSLLGVERLEVNSYHHQGVKELGRNLVAVAWSEDGLVEAVELPSCSFCLGVQWHPERDFDSPEQQLLLRAFLRAAERHRERRAFGAGSQLSRAASRS; from the coding sequence TTGGAACGCGGTCAGGTGCAGGGCCCCATCATCGGGATCACCATGGACTCCGACAGGGAAGGCGAGGCTTCCGGGCGGCCCTACTATTTCCTGAACTGCGAGTACGTGGAGATGGTCCGCCGCGTGGGAGGCATTGCGGTGACTTTGCCCCCTACACCCGAGGACGAGAACATAGGACTTCTCCTGGAACTGGTTGACGGTCTCATCCTGAGCGGAGGCAGCGACGTGGACCCGGCGGCATACGGGGAGCCAGTCCGGCACACAAACTGGGACATCGATCCGGAGCGTACCGTATTCGAAGCGAAGCTCGTCCGCTCGGCTCTGAAGCTCGACCTGCCGGTCCTGGGGATTTGCCGCGGCTTCCAGCTTCTAAACGTTGCCCTCGGCGGGAGTCTCTACCAGGACCTGGCGGGGGAGTTCCCGAACTGGGGGCCCGTTCGCCACAGGGCGGAATCGGGATCTCCGCCGGCACGACATTGGATCCGCGTTGAGGGCAAGAGCCTTCTGGGCTCGCTCCTCGGCGTGGAGAGGTTGGAGGTCAATTCCTATCACCACCAGGGGGTGAAGGAGCTGGGTCGGAATCTTGTGGCGGTGGCCTGGAGCGAGGACGGGCTTGTGGAGGCCGTTGAGCTCCCCTCATGCTCGTTTTGTCTCGGAGTTCAGTGGCATCCCGAGCGAGATTTTGATAGCCCGGAGCAGCAACTTCTGCTTCGGGCTTTCCTAAGGGCAGCGGAACGCCACCGCGAGCGCCGCGCGTTCGGAGCGGGTTCACAGCTGTCTCGAGCTGCCAGCAGGTCTTGA
- a CDS encoding sodium-dependent transporter encodes MDRSDAFTSRWGMLLAMLGMAVGTGNIWRFPRVIARNGGGAFLVPWFLFLFLWSVPLLITELAIGRKTRRGTVGSFASLLGPRWGWMGGYVAFCSLAIMLYYAVVTGWTIRYLVAALSGSVLTAPSLEFWHRFSSAHGLQILFTLLAYGVAGGIVYFGVSAGIERASKILMPTLFLLLVVGAVRALTLPGAVGGLEFFFRPDWRALLDHRVWLEALSQSAWSTGAGWGLVLTYAVYARQHEDAGLNGFLVGLGDNSASLLAGLMIFPAVFALAPSLGLLPHEIVVQSGPANTGMAFIWIPELFRNLPLGRWFLALFFLALAIAAITSLISMIELGVRLALDRGVPRSRAVLVLLTAGFVLSLPAASNAGIFENQDWVWGLGLMLSGLFFAVAVIRYGPSKFRREFINLPGRDLPIGRWYDVAITVANPLLFAAMVAWWFYQSATSYDPQGWWHPFHRFSLGTCLFQWGLVVLALLLLNRHLVVGTLREGSRQ; translated from the coding sequence ATGGACAGGAGCGACGCATTCACCTCGCGGTGGGGGATGCTGCTGGCGATGTTGGGCATGGCGGTTGGGACGGGAAACATCTGGCGCTTCCCGCGCGTGATCGCGCGCAACGGCGGAGGGGCGTTCCTTGTGCCGTGGTTTCTCTTTCTATTCCTTTGGTCGGTTCCTCTCCTGATTACGGAGCTTGCCATCGGCCGCAAAACCAGGCGGGGCACCGTGGGCTCTTTTGCCAGCCTGCTTGGCCCGCGCTGGGGCTGGATGGGAGGGTACGTGGCCTTTTGCAGCCTGGCGATCATGCTCTACTACGCCGTGGTCACCGGCTGGACCATTCGATACCTGGTGGCGGCGCTTTCCGGCTCCGTACTTACCGCGCCGAGTTTGGAATTCTGGCATCGCTTTAGCTCAGCCCATGGGTTGCAGATTCTGTTCACCCTCCTGGCCTATGGCGTGGCGGGAGGCATCGTGTACTTTGGTGTTTCGGCGGGCATTGAGAGGGCAAGCAAGATCCTGATGCCCACGCTGTTTCTGCTCCTGGTTGTGGGAGCGGTGCGCGCGCTCACTTTGCCGGGCGCGGTAGGCGGGCTGGAGTTCTTTTTCCGCCCGGATTGGCGCGCGCTCCTCGACCACCGGGTATGGCTGGAGGCCCTGAGCCAATCCGCCTGGTCGACTGGGGCGGGTTGGGGCCTTGTACTCACCTATGCCGTCTACGCGCGCCAGCACGAAGACGCCGGGCTGAACGGCTTTCTTGTCGGCCTGGGAGATAACAGCGCTTCGCTCCTGGCCGGACTCATGATCTTCCCTGCCGTGTTTGCCCTTGCGCCAAGCCTCGGGCTCCTTCCCCACGAGATCGTGGTGCAATCGGGGCCGGCCAACACCGGGATGGCCTTCATCTGGATTCCAGAGCTGTTCCGCAACCTGCCCTTGGGGCGATGGTTCCTGGCCCTCTTCTTTCTCGCCTTGGCCATTGCGGCGATCACCTCTCTTATCTCAATGATCGAGCTCGGGGTGCGGCTGGCCCTGGACCGAGGGGTGCCCAGATCCAGAGCGGTGCTTGTGCTGCTGACGGCTGGGTTCGTGTTGTCCCTCCCCGCCGCGTCCAACGCGGGCATTTTCGAGAACCAGGACTGGGTATGGGGCCTGGGGCTCATGTTGAGCGGCCTCTTCTTTGCCGTCGCCGTCATCCGGTACGGTCCCAGCAAGTTCCGGCGCGAGTTCATCAATCTTCCGGGTCGCGACCTGCCCATTGGCCGCTGGTACGACGTTGCGATTACGGTAGCCAATCCCCTTCTGTTTGCGGCCATGGTGGCCTGGTGGTTCTATCAGTCCGCCACAAGCTATGATCCCCAGGGCTGGTGGCATCCCTTCCACCGCTTCTCCCTGGGCACCTGCCTGTTCCAGTGGGGACTGGTAGTTCTTGCCCTTCTCCTCCTGAATCGGCATCTTGTGGTCGGAACGCTGAGAGAAGGGAGCAGGCAATGA
- a CDS encoding zf-HC2 domain-containing protein, which yields MDPCERYQQLIPAYLDGEVTAEQKGILESHLRKCPECRGVERRLKVLEATLRSLPRLSTSPEFTVALRTRIHLEERRARRPSAGFPMIGRVPAWGLLATAAAILLLVLLRPDERSPIPYHGLRAANVEKSLRTESRKLTTLARRHVQYVVERVPVRDLQSEGPVVREAPAREALPDSSSGEETLRLVASRIYRVSF from the coding sequence ATGGACCCTTGCGAAAGGTACCAGCAGCTTATCCCGGCGTATCTGGACGGAGAGGTCACCGCAGAACAGAAGGGCATCCTCGAGTCCCACCTTCGGAAATGTCCCGAATGCAGGGGCGTGGAGAGACGTCTCAAGGTCCTGGAAGCTACCTTGCGGTCCCTACCTCGCCTTTCGACCTCCCCTGAATTTACGGTCGCCCTGAGAACGCGAATCCATCTGGAGGAACGGAGGGCACGGCGCCCAAGCGCGGGTTTCCCGATGATCGGGCGCGTACCCGCCTGGGGTCTGCTGGCCACGGCCGCGGCAATTCTGCTTCTGGTCCTGCTCCGTCCTGACGAACGATCCCCAATCCCTTATCACGGATTGCGGGCCGCCAACGTGGAGAAAAGCCTGAGGACTGAATCCCGGAAGCTCACGACTCTGGCTCGTCGCCACGTCCAGTACGTCGTGGAACGCGTCCCGGTAAGAGATCTCCAGAGCGAGGGACCCGTGGTTCGCGAAGCCCCTGCGAGAGAAGCGTTGCCGGATTCCTCCAGCGGGGAGGAAACGCTTCGACTCGTGGCCAGCCGCATCTACCGGGTTTCCTTTTAG
- a CDS encoding sigma-70 family RNA polymerase sigma factor, translating to MIGKGLKKIEPSDEELIERFQKGDREAFEQIVERYKDQLLNFAYRFLGSRQEAEDVVQDTFLRVYRNRKAYRRVARFSTWIYTIAGNLAKTELRKRKRRKLFSISDLGFEEKDYEISDLTYNPEDDVEGTLKEEIIQKEIERLPPKFREVIILRDVQGLSYEEIALILRIPIGTVKSRVNRARLRLQRRLKEILDLQK from the coding sequence ATGATCGGTAAGGGACTGAAGAAAATAGAGCCCAGTGATGAGGAGCTGATCGAGCGCTTCCAGAAGGGTGATCGGGAAGCCTTCGAGCAGATTGTGGAGCGCTACAAAGACCAGCTCCTGAACTTCGCCTATCGCTTCCTGGGCAGTCGCCAGGAGGCGGAGGATGTGGTCCAGGACACCTTCCTCCGCGTTTACCGCAATCGGAAGGCCTATCGACGGGTGGCCCGCTTCTCCACCTGGATCTACACCATCGCCGGAAACCTGGCCAAGACGGAGTTGCGCAAGCGGAAGCGGCGGAAGTTGTTCTCCATCTCCGATCTCGGCTTCGAAGAGAAGGATTACGAAATCTCCGACCTCACCTACAATCCCGAGGACGACGTCGAGGGGACGCTTAAGGAAGAGATCATCCAGAAGGAAATCGAACGGCTCCCGCCGAAGTTCCGCGAGGTCATCATCCTGCGCGACGTGCAGGGTTTGTCCTACGAGGAGATCGCGCTGATCCTCAGGATCCCGATTGGGACGGTAAAAAGCAGGGTGAACCGCGCTCGCCTCCGCCTCCAGCGCCGCCTGAAGGAAATTCTGGATCTTCAGAAGTAG
- a CDS encoding undecaprenyl-diphosphate phosphatase, whose product MTIWEAVLLGLAQGLTEFLPISSSGHLVLGKAVLGIHTHGVAYEVFVHFGTFFAVLTVFWADVAAMLEAVGRAARRPGPPAWRHLYQQDMAFRTLVLVLIATVPAAVVGLVFESDIEVAFESPAVVSFLLLCTGLILMGTRWAHGSDGRFGWLRALLVGAAQAVAILPGISRSGSTIAVAQYLGIERSEAARFSFLLALPAIFGAAALEALELAHGPLGRGEILPLTAGFVMAYASGVMALRWLLTVVRRGRLDRFAYYCFALGTMGLVWAIVYR is encoded by the coding sequence TTGACGATCTGGGAGGCTGTTCTACTTGGTCTGGCGCAGGGGCTGACGGAGTTCTTGCCCATCAGCAGCTCCGGCCATCTCGTACTTGGCAAGGCGGTCTTGGGTATCCACACGCACGGCGTAGCATATGAGGTGTTCGTGCATTTCGGCACCTTCTTCGCGGTGCTCACCGTGTTCTGGGCAGACGTGGCGGCGATGTTGGAAGCCGTGGGGCGGGCGGCACGCCGGCCCGGGCCGCCCGCATGGCGACATCTGTACCAGCAGGACATGGCCTTCCGCACCCTGGTGCTGGTGCTGATCGCCACCGTGCCCGCGGCCGTTGTGGGATTGGTGTTCGAGTCGGACATCGAGGTCGCGTTTGAAAGTCCGGCGGTCGTCTCGTTCCTGCTCCTGTGCACGGGCCTGATCCTGATGGGCACGCGATGGGCGCACGGAAGCGATGGCAGGTTCGGCTGGCTACGGGCTCTTCTTGTGGGAGCGGCACAGGCTGTGGCGATCCTGCCGGGCATCTCGCGATCGGGGTCAACGATCGCCGTCGCCCAGTACCTGGGCATCGAACGAAGCGAAGCGGCACGCTTCTCGTTTCTCCTGGCCCTTCCCGCGATTTTCGGGGCCGCAGCCCTGGAGGCTCTCGAGCTGGCGCACGGACCCCTCGGGCGAGGGGAGATCCTGCCTCTCACCGCGGGGTTTGTGATGGCTTACGCAAGCGGTGTAATGGCCTTGCGCTGGCTTCTTACGGTCGTCCGACGTGGAAGACTGGACCGTTTCGCTTACTATTGCTTTGCCCTCGGCACCATGGGTCTTGTCTGGGCAATCGTGTATCGTTGA
- a CDS encoding S1C family serine protease: protein MRDGEDCAGCTRRGFSGMVLVTACVFLGLSLGPVGTSAQPSGILEKLERDISYIVEAVRPCVVTVTGHRSQKAAQASPVRPSLFSFLHREEAEGLDSSEVVQLNVVGSGLVYDTLGHVVTRSTVVVGAEKIWVSFTDGHQEEAKYVGCDVQTGIAVIRVRSRQRVSAVISENPLRPGAWVTIVGNSLGVTPSVSLGLVNGIRPDGLVQVSAALNPGLTGSPAFDSQGRLVGILTAGVAAGGEGETAFGGPLSGTALLCPVHIVRPAVEMILSRALDTRGWVGLTVERQEAPVRGVRVVEVAPSSPAQLAGLRPGDVIVRVGPDRTQGIPELLRHLSDARPGEVLDFTVLRGGRTVRALVEVTERPADGDFHVEVESGCGPVIPVQSAANSGESLSSREGPRGSTSDLEVRVRRLEREIQRLKARVK, encoded by the coding sequence ATGAGAGATGGAGAGGACTGTGCTGGCTGCACGCGGCGCGGCTTCTCCGGTATGGTTCTCGTGACCGCTTGCGTGTTCCTGGGGCTCAGCTTGGGACCGGTGGGTACAAGCGCTCAGCCCAGCGGAATTCTGGAGAAGCTCGAGCGGGACATCTCGTACATCGTAGAGGCGGTAAGGCCCTGCGTGGTAACCGTGACGGGCCACCGTTCCCAGAAGGCGGCCCAGGCGAGCCCGGTGCGGCCCTCCTTGTTCTCCTTTCTGCATCGGGAGGAGGCGGAAGGGCTGGATTCGAGTGAGGTCGTCCAGCTGAACGTCGTAGGCTCGGGGTTGGTGTACGATACCCTGGGGCACGTGGTCACCCGCAGCACCGTGGTCGTTGGGGCGGAGAAGATTTGGGTGTCGTTCACGGATGGGCACCAGGAGGAGGCGAAATACGTCGGCTGCGATGTGCAGACAGGAATTGCCGTCATCCGCGTCCGGAGTCGACAGCGCGTCTCGGCGGTGATCTCGGAGAATCCCCTACGTCCCGGAGCCTGGGTGACCATTGTGGGCAACTCGCTTGGGGTCACGCCGTCGGTCTCTCTGGGGCTGGTGAACGGGATCCGTCCGGACGGGTTGGTGCAGGTGTCGGCGGCTTTGAACCCGGGTCTCACCGGAAGTCCCGCATTCGATTCGCAGGGCCGTTTGGTGGGGATTCTGACGGCCGGCGTGGCTGCCGGTGGAGAGGGAGAAACGGCCTTCGGAGGCCCGCTCTCGGGGACAGCTCTGCTCTGCCCGGTACACATTGTCCGGCCGGCGGTAGAGATGATTCTGAGTCGGGCCCTCGACACGCGCGGCTGGGTCGGACTCACGGTGGAGAGGCAGGAGGCGCCGGTGCGCGGCGTGCGGGTGGTTGAGGTTGCACCGAGTAGCCCTGCCCAGCTGGCCGGGCTTCGGCCCGGGGACGTGATCGTCCGTGTGGGGCCGGACCGCACCCAAGGCATTCCGGAACTGCTGCGCCATCTCTCCGATGCCCGTCCGGGGGAGGTGCTCGATTTCACGGTGTTGCGGGGCGGAAGAACCGTGCGCGCCCTGGTCGAAGTCACGGAGAGGCCGGCCGATGGCGATTTCCACGTGGAGGTGGAAAGCGGCTGCGGTCCTGTTATTCCGGTGCAGTCGGCAGCGAACTCGGGAGAAAGCCTATCTTCCCGGGAGGGACCGCGCGGTTCGACTTCCGACCTGGAGGTGCGAGTGCGCCGCCTGGAGCGAGAGATCCAGCGGCTGAAGGCGCGGGTGAAGTGA
- the holA gene encoding DNA polymerase III subunit delta, with protein MRDGSLEVFRQFEEQLRAGRFASAYTLCGEERFLVEQATRELVEYLVPPEARDWDLERISAAEADAQDIVSSAMTWPMVAERRLLVVTDLDKTKPSGLAVWHQYLQRPSASTVVVFPLPGIRLAARGLSREEAEQEGPGEKKKEAEARAKRGLSLPVVLQRYTRVVEFAAVSESEAVYWVTERAARIRKKILPEAAQLLVAQVGPDLQALENEMEKLALRVGEEELITAEHVEDVVVGQRGFTVFHLRDAVAEQDLTRSLTILRRLLELGVPEGLILNALVDLFVQGCQVSGLARRGATDAQIAAEVDPKYKREWMVRRLRRFASLYDKPAGRWERALEALGKADLALKLSYQTKRRILELLVYCLVKDRPSEVLEVPEEVE; from the coding sequence ATGAGGGACGGTTCCCTCGAGGTCTTTCGGCAGTTCGAGGAGCAGCTTCGGGCTGGCCGATTCGCCTCCGCCTACACCCTCTGCGGGGAGGAGCGCTTCCTTGTGGAGCAGGCCACCCGGGAACTGGTCGAATACCTTGTGCCTCCGGAGGCTCGGGACTGGGACCTGGAGCGGATCTCGGCGGCAGAAGCGGACGCCCAGGACATCGTAAGCTCGGCCATGACGTGGCCGATGGTGGCCGAACGTCGCCTCCTCGTGGTGACAGACCTGGACAAGACTAAGCCCAGCGGGCTTGCCGTGTGGCACCAGTACTTGCAAAGGCCTTCCGCCTCGACCGTCGTGGTCTTCCCCCTTCCCGGAATTCGACTTGCGGCTCGCGGTTTGTCTCGAGAAGAGGCGGAACAGGAAGGTCCCGGCGAGAAAAAGAAGGAGGCCGAAGCGCGGGCGAAACGGGGCTTATCCCTTCCCGTCGTGCTTCAGAGATACACGCGGGTGGTGGAATTTGCCGCCGTGAGCGAGAGCGAGGCGGTCTACTGGGTTACGGAACGAGCCGCCAGGATCCGGAAAAAGATCCTCCCGGAAGCAGCCCAGCTCCTGGTCGCCCAGGTGGGCCCGGACTTGCAGGCCTTAGAGAACGAGATGGAGAAACTGGCCTTGCGTGTAGGGGAGGAGGAGCTCATCACGGCGGAACACGTCGAGGACGTCGTGGTTGGCCAGCGCGGATTCACCGTGTTCCACCTTCGGGACGCCGTGGCCGAGCAGGATCTGACGAGGAGCCTCACCATTCTCCGTCGACTGCTGGAGTTGGGGGTGCCGGAGGGCCTCATCCTCAATGCCCTGGTGGACCTTTTTGTCCAGGGCTGCCAGGTCAGCGGGTTGGCGCGTCGGGGCGCTACGGATGCCCAGATCGCCGCTGAGGTCGACCCGAAGTACAAGCGAGAGTGGATGGTCAGAAGGCTTCGTCGGTTCGCGAGTCTGTACGATAAGCCCGCGGGCCGATGGGAGAGGGCCCTCGAGGCCCTCGGCAAGGCGGACCTGGCCCTCAAGCTCTCGTATCAGACCAAGCGAAGGATTCTGGAACTCCTGGTGTATTGTCTGGTGAAGGACCGGCCATCGGAGGTGCTGGAGGTTCCGGAGGAAGTGGAATAG